A single window of Aquarana catesbeiana isolate 2022-GZ linkage group LG10, ASM4218655v1, whole genome shotgun sequence DNA harbors:
- the LOC141109817 gene encoding protein BTG3-like, translated as MYLEIEAAVRFFMKILSLKNILTADQLDSLGKNLACLLRERYRGHWYPDQPARGQAYRCIRINKWQYVDESLLQACKYCGLEYSRLPIPREITIWIDPFEVCGRIGETREYFTIAMFKPVNEESVAVYLECETSDYSSDGLSSESEIVSENSSDEETEKAEAVVMPTTCTSPDEAVDSPSTSNAGTPVSELLVADQETDESVAQETT; from the exons ATGTATCTGGAAATTGAAGCTGCTGTTAGATTCTTTATGAAGATTTTGAGCCTGAAGAATATTCTGACGGCAGACCAGCTGGACTCCCTGGGGAAGAACCTGGCATGTCTGCTGAGGGAACGGTATCGGGGACATTGGTACCCTGACCAGCCTGCCCGGGGCCAAGCTTATAG GTGCATTCGCATTAATAAATGGCAATATGTGGATGAGTCCCTGCTTCAGGCTTGCAAATACTGTGGTTTAGAATACTCAagacttcccatcccaagggaaATTACAATCTGGATTGACCCATTTGAAGTCTGTGGAAG GATTGGAGAGACCAGGGAATACTTCACAATAGCAATGTTTAAACCA GTGAATGAAGAGTCAGTGGCTGTCTATCTAGAATGTGAAACATCAGACTATTCCTCAGATGGGCTATCCTCTGAGTCGGAAATTGTTTCTGAGAATTCTTCAGATGAAGAGACTGAAAAGGCTGAGGCAGTAGTAATGCCAACAACCTGTACCTCTCCTGATGAAGCTGTTGACTCTCCTTCAACTTCCAATGCTGGGACCCCAGTAAGTGAGCTGTTGGTCGCAGACCAGGAGACAGATGAAAGTGTTGCCCAAGAGACCACATAA